A region from the Naumannella halotolerans genome encodes:
- a CDS encoding purine-cytosine permease family protein, which yields MATVARTRGIERRSIDVIPDSERHGHPFSQFTLWCGANLQITAIVDGALAVVFGADPIWAIIGLLIGNLFGGAVMALHSAQGPRLGLPQMISSRAQFGVIGAILPLILVVIMYLGFAATGTVLTGQAINLIIGVDLPWVGIVIFGLLTAITAIVGYRWIHRLGRIASVLGIIGLGWLAIQLFTTFDVAAHVGVKGFDIVSFGLAVALGAGWQLTFGPYVADYSRYLPRSTSTKATFWFTYGGSVIGSMISMTIGALIAAVPSAEGGTAFTKNQVGFVGEIAGGGLLALALYLVIVVGKLTVNTLNAYGGAMTMLTTVSALRKEARISTVARAAYIAAFIAVSVIIAIGASSDFINLFKNFILVLLLVFTPWSAINLIDYYWVSRERVDIPALYDADGRYGAFNWPVLGCYLFGILVQIPFVAQTLYTGPLAELMGGVDVSWIIGLVLTAAVYLPIARAQNRAPAQMIYPAEVNE from the coding sequence ATGGCGACAGTCGCACGTACTCGCGGGATCGAGCGCCGCAGCATCGATGTCATTCCCGACAGTGAGCGGCACGGACACCCGTTCAGCCAGTTCACGTTGTGGTGTGGCGCGAATCTGCAGATCACCGCGATCGTCGACGGTGCCCTGGCGGTGGTCTTCGGCGCCGACCCGATCTGGGCGATCATCGGGCTGCTGATCGGCAACCTCTTCGGTGGTGCCGTGATGGCCCTGCACTCGGCCCAGGGGCCGAGGTTGGGGCTGCCGCAGATGATCAGTTCCCGCGCCCAGTTCGGGGTGATCGGTGCGATCCTGCCGCTGATCCTGGTGGTGATCATGTACTTGGGCTTCGCCGCCACCGGTACGGTGCTGACCGGTCAGGCGATCAACCTGATCATCGGTGTGGACCTGCCCTGGGTCGGGATCGTGATCTTCGGCCTGCTGACCGCGATCACCGCCATCGTCGGCTACCGCTGGATCCACCGCCTGGGCCGGATCGCCTCGGTCCTGGGAATCATCGGCCTCGGCTGGCTGGCGATCCAGCTGTTCACCACCTTCGATGTGGCCGCCCATGTCGGGGTGAAGGGTTTCGACATCGTCAGCTTCGGCCTGGCGGTGGCCCTGGGTGCCGGTTGGCAGCTCACCTTCGGCCCCTACGTCGCCGACTACTCGCGCTATCTGCCGCGCAGCACCTCGACCAAGGCCACCTTCTGGTTCACTTACGGCGGCTCGGTGATCGGGTCGATGATCTCCATGACCATCGGTGCGCTGATCGCCGCCGTACCCTCGGCCGAGGGCGGGACCGCCTTCACCAAGAACCAGGTCGGGTTCGTCGGCGAGATCGCCGGGGGTGGCCTGCTCGCCCTGGCGCTGTACCTGGTGATCGTGGTGGGCAAGCTGACGGTGAACACGTTGAATGCCTACGGCGGGGCGATGACCATGCTCACCACCGTCTCGGCCCTGCGGAAGGAGGCACGGATCTCCACCGTGGCGCGAGCCGCCTACATCGCCGCCTTCATCGCGGTCTCGGTGATCATCGCGATCGGCGCCAGCTCCGACTTCATCAACCTGTTCAAGAACTTCATCCTGGTGCTGTTGCTGGTGTTCACCCCGTGGAGTGCGATCAACCTGATCGACTACTACTGGGTCTCCCGCGAGCGGGTGGACATCCCGGCGCTGTACGACGCCGACGGCCGGTACGGGGCCTTCAACTGGCCGGTGCTCGGCTGCTACCTGTTCGGCATCCTGGTGCAGATCCCGTTCGTCGCCCAGACCCTCTACACCGGTCCGCTGGCCGAGCTGATGGGCGGTGTCGACGTCTCCTGGATCATCGGCCTCGTGCTCACCGCCGCGGTCTACCTGCCGATCGCCCGGGCGCAGAATCGGGCACCGGCGCAGATGATCTACCCCGCCGAGGTCAACGAATGA
- a CDS encoding allantoate amidohydrolase produces the protein MTTSFEQMWSELTPIGRAGSGGYRRYAWTREDHILREWFAGEAARRGLDLVEDRAGNQWAWWGDQTAGNALAIGSHLDSVPDGGAFDGPLGVVSSLAVIDRLQAAGVRPSRPVVVINFVDEEGARFGIACAGSRIITGQLDADKARSLTDADGISMAEAWRGAGRDPEDLGTDPELLGLLGQFVELHVEQGRALVDTDDPIGIGSDIWPHGRWRLDFAGVANHAGTTALADRHDAMLGYARTVLDARRLAADHGVVATMGKVRVEPNGVNAIPSAVTGWLDVRGADEAAVTACVEAIAAAAADCDATISRESWTATTGFDPALTQQLSELLTAPVLGTGAGHDAGVLATHGVPTSMIFVRNPTGVSHSPAEYAELDDCLAGVDALQTVVEELTR, from the coding sequence ATGACTACGTCCTTCGAGCAGATGTGGTCCGAGCTGACCCCGATCGGACGGGCCGGTAGCGGAGGCTACCGGCGCTATGCCTGGACCCGGGAGGACCACATCCTGCGGGAATGGTTCGCCGGTGAGGCCGCCCGGCGGGGGCTGGACCTGGTCGAGGACCGAGCCGGCAACCAATGGGCCTGGTGGGGCGATCAGACCGCGGGCAACGCCCTGGCGATCGGCTCGCACCTGGATTCGGTACCCGATGGTGGCGCCTTCGACGGACCGCTGGGGGTGGTCAGCTCGCTGGCGGTGATCGATCGGTTGCAGGCAGCCGGGGTACGCCCGTCGCGGCCGGTGGTGGTGATCAACTTCGTCGACGAGGAGGGTGCCCGGTTCGGTATCGCCTGCGCCGGGTCGCGGATCATCACCGGACAACTCGATGCCGACAAGGCCCGTTCGCTGACCGACGCCGACGGCATCAGCATGGCCGAGGCCTGGCGCGGCGCCGGACGGGATCCGGAGGACCTCGGCACCGATCCGGAGCTGCTGGGCCTGTTGGGCCAGTTCGTGGAGTTGCACGTGGAACAGGGCAGGGCCCTGGTCGACACCGATGACCCGATCGGCATCGGCTCCGACATCTGGCCGCACGGACGCTGGCGCCTCGACTTCGCCGGGGTGGCCAACCATGCCGGTACGACTGCCCTGGCCGATCGCCACGACGCGATGCTCGGGTACGCCCGGACGGTGCTCGATGCGCGCCGGTTGGCCGCCGATCACGGTGTGGTCGCCACCATGGGCAAGGTCCGGGTCGAACCCAACGGGGTGAATGCGATCCCCTCGGCGGTGACCGGCTGGCTCGACGTCCGTGGCGCCGACGAGGCCGCGGTGACCGCCTGTGTCGAAGCGATCGCCGCCGCGGCAGCCGACTGCGATGCCACCATCTCGCGAGAGTCCTGGACCGCCACCACCGGTTTCGACCCCGCACTGACCCAGCAGTTGTCGGAGCTGCTGACAGCCCCGGTGCTGGGCACCGGAGCCGGCCATGATGCCGGGGTGCTGGCCACCCACGGCGTACCGACCTCGATGATCTTCGTCCGCAACCCGACCGGGGTCTCCCACTCCCCGGCCGAGTACGCCGAACTCGACGATTGCCTGGCCGGGGTCGACGCCCTGCAGACCGTGGTGGAGGAACTGACCCGATGA
- a CDS encoding formimidoylglutamate deiminase has translation MITLPGFANAHSHAFHRALRGRTHADGGTFWTWRTLMYAVADRLDPDRYFALARATYAEMALAGWTGVAEFHYVHHRPGGRPYTNPNAMGEALAAAAAEAGIRLTLLDVCYLSGGLDADGHRPLDDHQLRFSDGDVEAWLSRATSRPDWGEHVRLGYAIHSVRAVPRPALGVIAQALAGTEAPIHVHLSEQPAENDACLAHYGLTPTGLLAEAGLVDRRLSAVHATHLSADDIAVLGAAGATAVFCPTTERDLADGVGPGRALADAGVRLALGTDQHAVIDPFEEMRGLELDERLVTGQRGRFAPAELLQAAVADGWHSLGWQAPPEDRVLVASSTPRTAGADPSQIMFAATAADVVEVVCNGGTVVADGEHRLGDVGALLDQAIGDLQ, from the coding sequence ATGATCACCCTTCCCGGGTTTGCCAATGCCCATTCCCATGCGTTCCACCGGGCACTGCGCGGCCGTACCCATGCCGACGGCGGTACGTTCTGGACCTGGCGGACGCTGATGTACGCGGTCGCGGACCGGCTCGACCCCGACCGCTACTTCGCCCTCGCCCGGGCGACCTATGCCGAGATGGCCTTGGCCGGGTGGACCGGGGTCGCCGAGTTCCACTACGTGCACCACCGGCCCGGTGGCCGCCCGTACACGAACCCGAATGCGATGGGTGAGGCGCTGGCCGCGGCGGCGGCCGAGGCCGGGATCAGGCTGACCCTGCTGGATGTCTGCTACCTCTCCGGTGGTCTGGACGCCGACGGGCACCGGCCGTTGGATGATCATCAACTCCGCTTCTCCGACGGCGATGTCGAGGCCTGGCTGTCCCGGGCCACCTCCCGGCCGGACTGGGGGGAGCATGTCCGTCTGGGCTATGCCATCCATTCGGTACGCGCCGTACCTCGACCGGCGCTAGGGGTGATCGCGCAGGCACTGGCCGGCACCGAGGCACCGATCCACGTGCACCTGTCCGAGCAACCGGCGGAGAACGATGCCTGTCTTGCCCACTACGGGCTGACGCCGACCGGGCTGTTGGCCGAGGCGGGATTGGTTGACCGCCGGTTGAGTGCGGTGCACGCCACCCACCTGAGCGCCGACGACATCGCCGTCCTGGGCGCCGCCGGGGCGACCGCGGTCTTCTGCCCGACCACCGAACGGGACCTGGCCGACGGGGTCGGGCCCGGCCGGGCGCTGGCCGACGCCGGGGTACGGCTGGCGCTGGGCACCGACCAGCATGCGGTGATCGATCCCTTCGAGGAGATGCGGGGTCTGGAGCTGGATGAGCGACTGGTCACCGGTCAGCGCGGCCGGTTCGCCCCCGCCGAGTTGTTGCAGGCCGCGGTCGCCGACGGCTGGCACTCGCTCGGTTGGCAGGCTCCCCCCGAGGACCGGGTACTGGTCGCGTCCTCGACCCCGCGTACTGCCGGAGCGGATCCGTCGCAGATCATGTTCGCGGCCACCGCCGCCGATGTGGTCGAGGTGGTGTGCAACGGTGGGACCGTCGTCGCCGACGGCGAGCATCGGCTGGGAGACGTCGGCGCCCTGTTGGACCAAGCGATCGGAGACCTGCAATGA
- the hutI gene encoding imidazolonepropionase → MSSTLITGITELITNDPDTEVPPDPALIVTDGRVSWIGSADRAPAADTALPAEGTVLPAFVDSHSHLVFDGDRSVEFTARMIGARYDGGGIATTVEATRAATDERLRALVEARVAEMRRQGTGVVEIKSGYGLNTPDELRSLRIAAEFTSEVTFLGAHVVPVEYRSDRAGYVDFVIGEMLQRAAEYARWIDVFCEPNSPHAFTGEESREILLAGRAAGLELRVHGNQLGHGPGAQLAVELDAASVDHCTYLSDADIDALVGSATVATVLPGVEFSTHSPYPDARKLIDSGVTVAIASDCNPGTCYSTSIPFMISLAVREMGMTPTEAVWAATRGSALSLRRDDLGVIKVGSPAELTVLDAPNHLHLAYRPGVPLARRLL, encoded by the coding sequence ATGAGCAGCACCCTGATCACCGGTATCACCGAGTTGATCACCAATGACCCCGACACCGAGGTGCCGCCGGACCCGGCGCTGATCGTCACCGACGGCCGGGTCAGCTGGATCGGATCGGCTGATCGGGCACCGGCGGCCGACACCGCACTGCCGGCCGAGGGGACGGTGCTGCCGGCGTTCGTCGACTCCCATTCCCATCTGGTCTTCGACGGTGACCGATCCGTGGAGTTCACCGCCCGGATGATCGGCGCGCGTTATGACGGTGGCGGGATCGCGACCACCGTGGAGGCGACCCGGGCAGCAACGGATGAGCGATTGCGGGCACTGGTCGAGGCGCGGGTGGCAGAGATGCGCCGCCAGGGCACCGGCGTGGTGGAGATCAAGTCCGGTTACGGACTGAACACCCCCGATGAGTTGCGCTCGCTGCGGATCGCTGCCGAGTTCACCTCCGAGGTCACCTTCCTCGGGGCCCATGTGGTGCCGGTGGAGTACCGCAGCGACCGGGCAGGGTATGTCGACTTCGTGATCGGTGAGATGCTGCAGCGGGCCGCCGAGTACGCCCGCTGGATCGATGTCTTCTGTGAGCCGAACAGCCCCCATGCCTTCACCGGTGAGGAATCCCGGGAGATCCTACTCGCCGGGCGGGCCGCCGGCCTGGAACTGCGGGTGCATGGCAACCAGTTGGGGCACGGCCCCGGAGCGCAATTGGCCGTCGAGCTGGATGCGGCGAGTGTCGATCACTGCACCTACCTCAGCGACGCCGATATCGACGCGCTGGTCGGTTCGGCGACCGTCGCCACCGTGCTGCCCGGAGTGGAGTTCTCCACCCATTCGCCCTATCCCGATGCGCGGAAGTTGATCGACTCCGGGGTGACGGTGGCGATCGCCTCGGACTGCAACCCCGGCACCTGCTACTCGACCTCGATCCCGTTCATGATCAGTTTGGCGGTACGCGAGATGGGGATGACCCCGACCGAGGCGGTCTGGGCCGCCACCCGCGGTAGCGCGCTGTCCCTGCGCCGCGACGATCTCGGGGTGATCAAGGTCGGCTCCCCGGCGGAGCTGACGGTCCTGGACGCACCGAACCATCTGCACCTGGCGTACCGTCCGGGAGTGCCGTTGGCGCGGCGGCTGCTCTGA
- a CDS encoding alpha/beta hydrolase: MNAEEAFAEAVGIAQQVQLPVPQPELVAPRSPARRAEWWERVRADRVRANATGVEVRQRLAPLLSALPGDHGGEPLPADRHRVNQSWHSLQVPVDAQWPTDGLAGAVIAPIDPEVPLPAFVRDRISLAECTPDEPRGTLINVHGGAWWTGDGAVRATLGVPQAISLAEFTGWRVLDLDVRLVPEHPYPLPVFDVLAAIDWVRQRHDGPVVLAGTSSGAHTVAVAALLAAHDHQRPIDGQLLIVPSLDLATLGPEHRRSEEARAARWAQLQAVFGLPEPELVRELVGVSPLANPVLIEPGFARALPPTMIAVGEYDETVVGGELYAALLAGSGVRIDCHEYVRGHTLITPGESRRMYTDIDNWLQTITGTTQG, encoded by the coding sequence GTGAATGCCGAGGAGGCGTTCGCCGAGGCCGTCGGCATCGCTCAACAGGTGCAGCTGCCGGTGCCGCAACCGGAACTGGTGGCACCGCGGTCGCCCGCTCGGCGTGCGGAGTGGTGGGAACGGGTACGGGCTGATCGGGTCCGGGCCAATGCCACCGGTGTCGAGGTACGTCAGCGTCTCGCACCGTTGCTGAGCGCGCTCCCCGGTGATCATGGCGGTGAACCGCTGCCGGCGGATCGTCACCGGGTGAACCAGTCCTGGCACAGTCTGCAGGTGCCGGTGGACGCACAGTGGCCGACCGACGGGCTGGCCGGTGCGGTGATCGCGCCGATCGATCCGGAGGTACCGCTGCCGGCCTTCGTCCGTGACCGGATCTCACTCGCCGAATGCACACCCGATGAGCCCCGGGGGACGTTGATCAACGTCCACGGTGGGGCTTGGTGGACCGGTGACGGTGCGGTCCGGGCGACGCTCGGCGTACCCCAGGCGATCAGCCTGGCCGAGTTCACCGGATGGCGGGTGCTCGACCTCGACGTGCGGCTGGTGCCGGAGCATCCCTACCCCTTGCCAGTGTTCGATGTGCTGGCCGCGATCGACTGGGTACGGCAGCGCCACGATGGCCCGGTGGTGCTCGCCGGGACCTCCTCCGGAGCGCACACGGTCGCGGTCGCCGCCTTGCTCGCGGCCCATGATCATCAGCGACCGATCGACGGGCAGCTGCTGATCGTCCCCTCACTCGATCTGGCGACCCTGGGCCCGGAGCATCGCCGGAGCGAGGAGGCCCGGGCTGCCCGCTGGGCCCAGTTGCAGGCCGTCTTCGGCCTGCCCGAACCCGAGCTCGTGCGGGAACTTGTCGGGGTCTCCCCGCTGGCCAATCCGGTCCTGATCGAGCCTGGTTTCGCTCGCGCCCTGCCGCCGACCATGATCGCGGTCGGTGAGTACGACGAGACCGTGGTCGGCGGGGAACTCTATGCCGCGCTGCTCGCCGGGTCCGGGGTCCGCATCGATTGCCACGAGTACGTCCGCGGGCACACCTTGATCACCCCCGGTGAATCCCGGCGGATGTACACCGACATCGACAACTGGTTGCAGACGATCACCGGGACGACGCAGGGCTGA
- the fabG gene encoding 3-oxoacyl-ACP reductase FabG — MSNEANEHSRVAIVTGGARGIGAAVAKRLAADGNAVAIFDLTTDAAADTVAEIERDGGVAKAYGVDVSEEQQVVDAVAKVAEEVGGPVIVVNNAGLLRDNLIFKMSVADWDTVMAVHLRGAFLTTREAQKYMVENRFGRVINLSSTSALGNRGQVNYSAAKAGMQGFTKTLAIELGKFGVTANAIAPGLIETEMTKQTAERMRVPYEDFIAAAISQIPVARPGKPEDIAATASFLASDEAGFVSGQVIYVAGGPQD, encoded by the coding sequence ATGAGCAACGAAGCCAATGAGCACTCCCGCGTCGCCATCGTCACCGGCGGCGCCCGCGGTATCGGAGCGGCCGTCGCCAAGCGGCTGGCCGCCGATGGCAATGCGGTCGCCATCTTCGACCTGACTACCGACGCCGCCGCGGACACGGTGGCCGAGATCGAGCGCGACGGTGGGGTCGCGAAGGCCTACGGGGTCGACGTCTCCGAGGAACAGCAGGTGGTCGACGCGGTGGCCAAGGTCGCCGAGGAGGTCGGGGGCCCGGTGATCGTGGTGAACAACGCCGGTCTGCTGCGGGACAACCTGATCTTCAAGATGTCGGTCGCCGACTGGGACACGGTGATGGCCGTGCACCTGCGGGGCGCCTTCCTCACCACCCGGGAGGCACAGAAGTACATGGTGGAGAACAGGTTCGGGCGGGTGATCAACCTGTCCTCGACCTCGGCGCTGGGCAACCGGGGCCAGGTCAACTACTCCGCGGCCAAGGCCGGTATGCAGGGCTTCACCAAGACGTTGGCGATCGAGCTGGGCAAGTTCGGGGTGACCGCGAATGCGATCGCGCCCGGCCTGATCGAGACCGAGATGACCAAGCAGACCGCCGAGCGGATGCGGGTGCCCTATGAGGACTTCATCGCGGCCGCGATCTCGCAGATCCCGGTTGCCCGTCCGGGCAAACCCGAGGACATCGCAGCCACCGCCTCCTTCCTCGCCAGCGACGAGGCCGGTTTCGTCAGCGGACAGGTGATCTACGTCGCCGGCGGACCCCAGGACTGA
- a CDS encoding M56 family metallopeptidase, translated as MRLEDWVGPLLAVLALVLVLPGPQWVRRWSFLQRVPRAATVLWQAGTVTALIAIISAGAWIVVELIRTPPQSPVLLVALALFGLFSLNVVLRLTWSVISVARETGRRRARHRTAVDLVAQASAEGGLRVLAQAVPVAYCLPGIWDSRVVLSQGTLDTLASDEVAAVLAHERAHLRARHDVVLDFFTAVHKAFPHWVRSDIALSESRELVEMLADDVARKQVGATSLARALVAMAGTRVPEHTLGAGGQVLRRVRRLQDDGQKPVLLAAAVYALAAALVLSPVVVLGLGAAVA; from the coding sequence ATGCGACTGGAGGACTGGGTGGGGCCGCTGCTTGCCGTCCTGGCCCTGGTGCTGGTGCTACCGGGACCGCAATGGGTACGCCGGTGGAGCTTTCTGCAACGCGTACCGCGGGCGGCGACGGTGCTCTGGCAGGCAGGTACGGTCACCGCACTGATCGCGATCATCAGTGCCGGCGCGTGGATCGTCGTGGAGTTGATCCGCACGCCGCCGCAGAGTCCGGTCCTGCTCGTGGCCCTGGCGCTGTTCGGGCTGTTCTCGCTGAACGTGGTACTCCGGCTCACCTGGTCGGTGATCAGCGTCGCCCGGGAGACCGGGCGCCGTCGTGCCCGGCACCGGACCGCGGTCGACCTGGTGGCCCAGGCCAGCGCCGAGGGCGGGCTGCGGGTGCTCGCCCAGGCCGTGCCGGTCGCCTACTGCCTGCCCGGCATCTGGGACTCCCGGGTGGTCCTCAGCCAGGGAACCCTGGACACCCTGGCGTCGGACGAGGTGGCCGCGGTGCTGGCCCACGAGCGGGCACATCTACGCGCCCGCCACGACGTGGTGCTGGACTTCTTCACTGCCGTGCACAAGGCCTTCCCGCATTGGGTACGCAGCGACATCGCGCTCAGCGAGAGTCGCGAACTGGTCGAGATGCTGGCCGATGATGTGGCCCGCAAACAGGTCGGTGCGACCAGCCTGGCCCGGGCCCTGGTGGCCATGGCCGGCACCCGCGTACCCGAACACACCCTGGGCGCCGGCGGGCAGGTGCTGCGCCGGGTACGCCGACTGCAGGACGACGGGCAGAAACCGGTACTGCTGGCAGCAGCCGTCTACGCCCTGGCTGCCGCGCTGGTGCTCTCCCCGGTGGTGGTCCTCGGTCTCGGTGCCGCCGTCGCCTGA
- a CDS encoding BlaI/MecI/CopY family transcriptional regulator has translation MTETSHAKKSGGSGAARTRGMGELERVIMDQLWSADQALTVRDVYTALSENRDIAYTTVMTVLDRLAKKQLVDRERDGRAWRYRSATGRDELAAEIMDTALGEDVQERTAALVAFADRVSPDEAALLLEALAAVEANRSSGPPHESV, from the coding sequence ATGACAGAGACATCGCACGCGAAGAAATCGGGGGGCTCCGGCGCCGCGCGTACCCGCGGCATGGGTGAGCTCGAGCGGGTGATCATGGATCAGCTGTGGTCGGCCGATCAGGCGCTGACGGTGCGTGATGTCTACACCGCGCTCAGCGAGAACCGCGACATCGCCTACACCACGGTGATGACCGTGCTCGATCGGCTGGCCAAGAAGCAACTCGTCGACCGTGAGCGCGACGGCCGCGCCTGGCGTTACCGGTCGGCCACCGGCCGCGACGAACTCGCTGCCGAGATCATGGACACCGCACTGGGTGAGGACGTCCAGGAGCGCACGGCAGCGTTGGTGGCCTTCGCCGATCGGGTCAGCCCCGACGAGGCAGCCCTGCTCCTGGAGGCCCTGGCTGCGGTGGAGGCCAACCGCTCCAGTGGGCCGCCGCACGAATCCGTCTGA
- a CDS encoding HdeD family acid-resistance protein, giving the protein MSTSPLPRIASGMRTFLLVAGIVTAIVGLLILIWPAKTAAVGTAIVAVYAILTGLVYIAMGIRLGAMKTWLRVLNVLLGLLFVVAGIVAFSNLAETTVFLAIFVAVFIGITWIVEGVVALTTMSAGSRGWTIFFGIVSILAGISLLFSPMMIAFLWLLVGAAALAIGIVQIIRAIQLGRADKALS; this is encoded by the coding sequence ATGTCAACCTCCCCCCTCCCTCGGATCGCCTCGGGTATGCGGACCTTCCTGCTCGTCGCCGGTATCGTCACCGCGATCGTCGGTCTGCTGATCCTGATCTGGCCAGCCAAGACCGCTGCGGTCGGTACGGCCATCGTCGCCGTCTATGCCATCCTCACCGGCCTGGTCTACATCGCGATGGGAATCCGGCTGGGTGCGATGAAGACCTGGCTCCGCGTGCTGAACGTACTGCTCGGCCTGTTGTTCGTGGTCGCCGGGATCGTCGCCTTCAGCAATCTCGCCGAGACCACGGTCTTCCTCGCCATCTTCGTCGCGGTCTTCATCGGCATCACCTGGATCGTCGAGGGTGTGGTCGCACTGACCACGATGTCCGCCGGCTCCCGTGGCTGGACCATCTTTTTCGGCATCGTCAGCATCCTGGCCGGCATCTCGTTGCTCTTCTCGCCGATGATGATCGCCTTCCTCTGGCTGCTGGTCGGTGCGGCAGCCCTGGCGATCGGCATCGTGCAGATCATTCGCGCGATCCAGCTCGGGCGGGCCGACAAGGCGCTGAGCTGA
- a CDS encoding reverse transcriptase domain-containing protein — protein sequence MSGERVDPRARAIAWALLGAEQWHPIRLEIAASDAGSTGVIRVGGIFAQLGYPEPVVRALTGLSTHRVPGAVLRAMPAGGDSTARYRLRALLRAAHLPQGSPTAPALANLACFRLDRRLAGYAERSGLVYTRYVDDLTFSGARCAVPAWLPGSAGSLPRKGSR from the coding sequence ATGAGTGGCGAGCGGGTCGATCCCCGGGCCCGGGCGATTGCCTGGGCCCTGCTCGGGGCCGAGCAGTGGCATCCGATCCGGTTGGAGATCGCAGCCTCCGACGCCGGCTCGACCGGTGTGATCCGGGTCGGTGGGATCTTCGCCCAACTCGGCTACCCCGAGCCGGTCGTCCGGGCGCTGACCGGTCTGAGCACCCATCGGGTGCCGGGAGCGGTGCTGCGGGCAATGCCGGCCGGCGGGGACAGCACTGCGCGGTACCGACTGCGGGCCCTGTTGCGGGCCGCACATCTGCCGCAGGGTTCGCCGACTGCCCCCGCACTGGCGAACCTGGCCTGTTTCCGGCTGGATCGCCGGCTGGCAGGCTACGCCGAACGGTCCGGCCTGGTCTACACCCGTTATGTCGACGACCTGACGTTCTCCGGTGCTCGCTGCGCCGTACCTGCCTGGTTGCCGGGGTCAGCCGGATCGTTGCCGAGGAAGGGTTCACGGTGA
- a CDS encoding cytochrome ubiquinol oxidase subunit I — translation MTVETLARWQFAITTVYHFFFVPLTIGLSGLVAVMQTIWLRTQSDRWLQMTKFFGRLMLINFAMGVVTGIVQEFQFGMNWSEYSRFVGDIFGAPLALEALVAFFLESTFLGLWIFGWDRLPRKIHLMCIWLVAIGTTLSAYFILAANSFMQNPVGFTFNEARGRAELTDIVAVLTNPVTVVTFPHQIFACYMTAGAFVAAVAGFWMVRDARRARLESLSDADRAKVEANSRAFLSAMRIGAITMMIAGIGVIISGDFQGKVMTDVQPMKMAAAEALYNTEQPAPFSIFTIGTLDGSAPLFSVEVPYLLSFLATGSFTGEVQGIYQLQAAYEATWGPGTYSPNIPLAYWTFRLMMGLGIAALAIGAVMLWVTRKGGLPDWLTHLPRFCLGVMIALPLLPLFANSFGWIFTETGRQPWVVFGLLPTAAGVSPATSLVDVWISLISFTAIYGILAVIEVRLLLLYIKKGLLPEQAPPEEVDDDAPLTFAY, via the coding sequence ATGACCGTGGAAACGCTGGCTCGGTGGCAGTTTGCGATCACAACTGTCTACCACTTCTTCTTCGTGCCGCTGACGATCGGCCTGAGCGGCCTGGTCGCCGTGATGCAGACGATCTGGCTGCGTACCCAGAGTGATCGCTGGCTGCAGATGACCAAGTTCTTCGGCCGGCTGATGCTGATCAACTTCGCCATGGGCGTGGTCACCGGCATCGTCCAGGAGTTCCAGTTCGGCATGAACTGGTCGGAGTACTCCCGCTTCGTCGGCGACATCTTCGGCGCCCCGCTGGCGCTGGAGGCGTTGGTCGCCTTCTTCCTGGAATCCACCTTCCTCGGTCTGTGGATCTTCGGCTGGGACCGGCTGCCCCGGAAGATCCACCTGATGTGCATCTGGCTGGTGGCGATCGGCACCACCCTGTCGGCCTACTTCATCCTGGCCGCCAACTCCTTCATGCAGAACCCGGTCGGGTTCACCTTCAACGAGGCCCGCGGACGCGCCGAGCTGACCGACATCGTCGCCGTCCTGACCAACCCGGTCACCGTGGTCACCTTCCCCCACCAGATCTTCGCCTGCTACATGACCGCCGGCGCCTTCGTCGCCGCGGTCGCCGGTTTCTGGATGGTCCGCGATGCCCGGCGGGCCCGCCTGGAATCGCTCAGCGACGCCGATCGGGCGAAGGTCGAGGCGAACAGCCGGGCCTTCCTCTCGGCGATGCGGATCGGCGCGATCACGATGATGATCGCCGGTATCGGGGTGATCATCAGCGGAGACTTCCAGGGCAAGGTGATGACCGATGTGCAGCCGATGAAGATGGCGGCGGCCGAGGCGCTGTACAACACCGAGCAGCCCGCGCCGTTCTCGATCTTCACCATCGGCACCCTGGACGGCAGCGCTCCCCTGTTCTCGGTGGAGGTGCCGTACCTGCTGAGCTTCCTCGCCACCGGTTCGTTCACCGGCGAGGTGCAGGGCATCTACCAGCTGCAGGCCGCCTACGAGGCGACCTGGGGTCCGGGTACGTACTCGCCGAACATCCCGCTGGCCTACTGGACCTTCCGCCTGATGATGGGCCTGGGTATCGCCGCCCTGGCGATCGGCGCGGTGATGCTCTGGGTGACTCGCAAGGGCGGGTTGCCGGACTGGCTAACCCATCTGCCGCGGTTCTGCCTCGGAGTGATGATCGCGCTGCCGTTGCTGCCGCTGTTCGCCAACTCCTTCGGCTGGATCTTCACCGAGACCGGGCGCCAACCCTGGGTGGTGTTCGGCCTGCTGCCGACCGCGGCCGGTGTCTCGCCGGCGACCTCGCTGGTCGACGTCTGGATCTCGCTGATCTCCTTCACCGCCATCTACGGCATCCTGGCCGTGATCGAGGTACGTCTGCTGCTGCTCTACATCAAGAAGGGACTGCTCCCCGAACAGGCTCCACCGGAGGAGGTCGACGACGACGCGCCGTTGACCTTCGCCTACTGA